A genome region from Crossiella equi includes the following:
- a CDS encoding helix-turn-helix domain-containing protein codes for MAATAGDYPLGDFLRTRRERLSPAAAGLPEAPRRRVPGLRREEVALLAGVSTDYYTRVEQGRERHPSSDMLNALSKALRLDEEDTAHLHHLAVTTRRQRKARGERVSPHLLRLLNGWPDTPAQVVALNGDVLARNALAEVLHDGFTLSDNLARMVFLDPSGREFYRDWQHAASAVVAKLHHAASANPFDARLVELVGELALRSVPFRQLWARAATPKPRGTLRFLHPRVGELDLSCQSFTVNGAPGQELLVFQAEPASASADALALLGTLSATGGL; via the coding sequence ATGGCAGCAACGGCAGGCGACTACCCGCTGGGAGACTTCCTGCGCACCCGCAGAGAACGCCTCTCCCCGGCGGCCGCTGGCCTGCCCGAAGCACCCCGGCGGCGCGTTCCGGGGCTCCGTCGCGAAGAAGTGGCCCTGCTGGCCGGCGTGAGCACCGACTACTACACCCGCGTCGAACAGGGCCGGGAGCGCCACCCCTCCAGTGACATGCTCAACGCCCTCTCCAAGGCCCTCCGGCTGGACGAGGAGGACACCGCCCACCTGCACCACCTGGCGGTGACCACTCGCCGGCAGCGCAAGGCCCGCGGGGAACGGGTGAGTCCGCACCTGCTCCGGCTCCTCAACGGCTGGCCCGACACCCCGGCCCAGGTGGTCGCGTTGAACGGGGACGTGCTGGCGCGCAATGCGTTGGCCGAGGTGCTGCACGACGGGTTCACCCTCAGCGACAACCTCGCCCGCATGGTGTTCCTCGACCCCTCGGGGCGGGAGTTCTACCGCGACTGGCAGCACGCCGCCAGCGCCGTCGTCGCGAAGCTGCACCACGCCGCCTCGGCCAACCCGTTCGACGCGCGCCTGGTGGAGCTGGTCGGGGAGCTGGCGTTGCGGAGTGTGCCGTTCCGGCAGTTGTGGGCGCGGGCGGCCACACCCAAGCCCCGGGGGACCCTGCGGTTCCTGCACCCGCGGGTTGGGGAGCTCGATCTGTCCTGCCAGTCGTTCACCGTCAACGGGGCGCCGGGGCAGGAACTGTTGGTCTTCCAGGCCGAACCGGCGTCCGCGTCGGCGGATGCCCTGGCCTTGCTGGGCACCCTGTCGGCCACGGGTGGGCTCTGA
- a CDS encoding anti-sigma factor family protein, translating to MNGESHQVVRSQLGAYVLGRLEDVECVAVQAHLDFCGECRSEVAELIPVAELLAEIDPDRVTDEPVVPPGLGEAVLGRIRSERRGDRRRSLRLRLGVAIAVLAGTGIGYGTADLVRASQTPAPLESVAVRQLASRVAASASLVPHTWGTEIKLVARGFEQGVGYRVVVTDVRGEDHAAGEFVGNGAAEIRCNLNSAVLRTEATGFRVLDQAGRTVLAADF from the coding sequence GTGAACGGAGAGTCGCACCAGGTGGTGCGCTCCCAGCTCGGCGCGTACGTGCTGGGCAGGCTGGAGGACGTCGAGTGCGTCGCCGTGCAGGCGCACCTGGACTTCTGCGGCGAGTGCCGCTCCGAGGTCGCCGAGCTGATCCCGGTGGCGGAGCTGCTGGCCGAGATCGACCCGGACCGGGTCACCGACGAGCCCGTGGTCCCGCCCGGCCTGGGCGAGGCGGTGCTGGGCCGCATCCGCAGCGAGCGGCGGGGCGACCGGCGGCGCTCGCTGCGCCTGCGCCTGGGGGTGGCGATCGCGGTGCTGGCCGGTACCGGCATCGGCTACGGCACCGCCGACCTGGTGCGCGCCAGCCAGACACCGGCCCCGCTGGAGTCGGTGGCGGTGCGGCAGCTGGCCTCGCGGGTGGCGGCCAGCGCGAGCCTGGTGCCGCACACCTGGGGCACCGAGATCAAGCTGGTCGCGCGCGGTTTCGAGCAGGGTGTCGGCTACCGGGTGGTGGTGACCGACGTGCGGGGTGAGGACCACGCGGCCGGGGAGTTCGTCGGCAACGGCGCCGCGGAGATCCGCTGCAACCTCAACAGCGCCGTCCTGCGCACCGAGGCGACCGGGTTCCGCGTCTTGGACCAGGCCGGGCGGACGGTGCTCGCCGCCGACTTCTGA
- a CDS encoding Gfo/Idh/MocA family protein translates to MPDRPPLRIGVLGAARIAPDALVKPAREVPGVQVAAVASREVARAEAFAAKHHVERVYGDYEALLEDASLDAVYIPLPNGLHGRWTLAALGRRKHVLCEKPFTANATEAAGVAAAALGSGRVVMEAFHYRYHPLFRRAVEIVASGELGTVTDISTAVCFPLPKFSDIRYRYDLAGGAQMDAGCYAVHMARTLGLAAADGEPEVVSATARLRTPEVDRAMRAQLRFPAGHTATVLCSLWSASLLRLSARVRGEKGELRLLNPVAPQYGHRLTVRAGGNKRVERFAKRASYTHQLEAFVAAVRGEGPVLTPPADSVANMAVIDGIYRAAGLPVRLPEAG, encoded by the coding sequence GTGCCCGACAGACCCCCACTGCGCATCGGCGTGCTCGGCGCGGCCCGCATCGCCCCAGACGCCCTGGTCAAGCCCGCCCGGGAGGTGCCCGGCGTGCAAGTGGCGGCGGTCGCCTCGCGGGAGGTGGCCCGGGCCGAGGCCTTCGCCGCCAAGCACCACGTGGAGCGCGTGTACGGCGACTACGAGGCGCTGCTGGAGGACGCGTCGCTGGACGCGGTGTACATCCCGCTGCCCAATGGTCTGCACGGCCGGTGGACCCTGGCGGCACTGGGCAGGCGCAAGCACGTGCTGTGCGAGAAGCCGTTCACCGCCAACGCCACCGAGGCGGCCGGGGTCGCGGCGGCGGCGCTGGGCAGCGGCCGGGTGGTGATGGAGGCCTTCCACTACCGCTACCACCCGCTGTTCCGCCGCGCGGTGGAGATCGTGGCCAGCGGCGAGCTCGGCACCGTCACCGACATCAGCACCGCGGTCTGCTTCCCGCTGCCGAAGTTCTCCGACATCCGCTACCGCTACGACCTGGCGGGCGGCGCCCAGATGGACGCGGGCTGCTACGCCGTGCACATGGCCCGCACGCTGGGCCTGGCCGCGGCCGACGGCGAGCCGGAGGTGGTCTCGGCGACCGCGCGCCTGCGCACCCCCGAGGTGGACCGGGCGATGCGGGCCCAGCTGCGCTTCCCGGCGGGGCACACCGCGACCGTGCTGTGCTCCCTGTGGTCGGCCAGCCTGCTGCGCCTGTCCGCGCGCGTGCGGGGCGAGAAGGGCGAGCTGCGCCTGCTCAACCCGGTCGCGCCGCAGTACGGGCACCGGCTGACCGTGCGGGCCGGCGGGAACAAGCGGGTGGAGCGCTTCGCCAAACGCGCCAGCTACACCCACCAGCTGGAGGCGTTCGTGGCCGCGGTGCGCGGCGAGGGCCCGGTGCTCACGCCCCCGGCGGACTCGGTGGCGAACATGGCCGTGATCGACGGGATCTACCGGGCGGCGGGGCTGCCGGTGCGGCTGCCGGAGGCGGGGTAG
- a CDS encoding flavin-containing monooxygenase, with product MDLDVIVIGAGFTGLYALHRLRRDGFRTLVLEAGGDVGGTWYWNRYPGARCDIASVYYSYSFDEDLQRDWTWHQRYAPREEIHAYFRHVAERFDLRRDITFDTRVASAHHTGGGWRVTAEDGRVWTARHLVAATGCLSVPLIPELPGLDGFTGPVVHTAQWPEEGLDVAGKRVGVLGTGSSGLQVIPELAAQAAHLTVFQRTASFTVPARNRSHTEQEWAEIVRTYPEIRQRCLESHFGFELPAGRPEASILEVPEAQLAEELESRWAQGGLGFGIGYNDILRDQRANDRIAEFIRGKIAQTVRDPATAAALTPRGFPYAAKRPGVDSGYYETFNRDNVTLVDLRTGELDLSGLDVLVLATGFDAMTGALLRMDIRGEGGRPLSEAWAEGPATYLGVHIAGFPNFYSMVGPGSPSAQSNMPLAAQEHGDWVADLLGHLRERGLTRVEAETSAQEEWTAHVAEVASHTLYSQANSWYLGANVPGKPRVFMVYLGGMPYYREHCARVAAEGYRGLMLS from the coding sequence GTGGACCTCGACGTGATCGTGATCGGTGCCGGTTTCACCGGGCTCTACGCGCTGCACCGCCTGCGCCGGGACGGGTTCCGCACCCTGGTGCTGGAGGCGGGCGGCGACGTCGGCGGCACCTGGTACTGGAACCGCTATCCGGGCGCGCGCTGCGACATCGCCAGCGTCTACTACTCCTACTCCTTCGACGAGGACCTGCAGCGGGACTGGACCTGGCACCAGCGCTACGCGCCCCGCGAGGAGATCCACGCCTACTTCCGGCACGTGGCCGAACGCTTCGACCTGCGCCGTGACATCACCTTCGACACCCGCGTCGCCTCGGCCCACCACACGGGCGGGGGCTGGCGGGTCACGGCCGAGGACGGGCGGGTCTGGACGGCCCGGCACCTGGTCGCGGCCACCGGCTGCCTGTCCGTACCGCTGATCCCCGAGCTGCCCGGTCTGGACGGCTTCACCGGACCGGTCGTGCACACCGCGCAGTGGCCCGAGGAGGGCCTGGACGTGGCCGGGAAACGGGTTGGCGTGCTCGGCACCGGCTCCTCCGGCCTGCAGGTCATCCCGGAGCTGGCGGCGCAGGCCGCGCACCTGACGGTGTTCCAGCGCACCGCCTCGTTCACCGTGCCCGCGCGCAACCGGTCGCACACCGAGCAGGAGTGGGCCGAGATCGTGCGGACCTACCCCGAGATCCGGCAGCGCTGCCTGGAGAGCCACTTCGGCTTCGAGCTGCCCGCGGGCAGGCCGGAGGCGTCCATCCTGGAGGTGCCCGAGGCCCAGCTGGCCGAGGAGCTGGAGAGCCGCTGGGCCCAGGGCGGGCTGGGTTTCGGCATCGGGTACAACGACATCCTGCGTGACCAGCGGGCCAACGACCGGATCGCCGAGTTCATCCGCGGCAAGATCGCGCAGACCGTGCGCGACCCGGCGACCGCGGCCGCGCTCACCCCGCGCGGCTTCCCGTACGCGGCCAAACGGCCGGGGGTGGACTCCGGCTACTACGAGACCTTCAATCGGGACAACGTCACCCTCGTCGACCTGAGGACCGGGGAGCTGGACCTGTCCGGCCTGGACGTGCTGGTGCTGGCCACCGGGTTCGACGCGATGACCGGCGCGCTGCTGCGCATGGACATCCGGGGCGAGGGCGGCAGGCCCCTGAGCGAGGCGTGGGCGGAGGGACCCGCGACCTACCTGGGCGTGCACATCGCCGGGTTCCCCAACTTCTACTCCATGGTCGGGCCCGGCAGCCCGTCCGCGCAGTCGAACATGCCGCTGGCCGCCCAGGAGCACGGGGACTGGGTGGCCGACCTGCTCGGCCACCTGCGCGAGCGCGGTCTGACCCGGGTCGAGGCCGAGACCTCCGCGCAGGAGGAGTGGACCGCGCACGTGGCCGAGGTGGCCTCGCACACGCTCTACTCACAGGCCAACTCCTGGTACCTGGGGGCGAACGTGCCCGGCAAGCCGAGGGTGTTCATGGTCTACCTGGGCGGCATGCCGTACTACCGCGAGCACTGCGCGCGGGTCGCGGCCGAGGGGTACCGGGGGCTGATGCTGTCCTGA
- a CDS encoding FadR/GntR family transcriptional regulator: MPDQLRPINRPRLYEQVVASLRDYVATAGLSAGDRLPPERELADRLGVSRASVKQAIVVLEVQGLVDVRHGGGTYLLNDTLDAEPVATLVDRQRRLPDVLDAREALETKLAELAAERRTEEDLAAIDGALEHMRAEIDAGGVGMEGDRLFHAAVTAAAKSSLLAEFMRSIADQITESRSESLRQKGRPERSLAQHQRIADAIRAGDPGKAVTAMRRHVRTVSRVRLLAWSPDADEG, from the coding sequence GTGCCAGACCAGCTGCGCCCGATCAACCGCCCCCGCCTGTACGAACAGGTCGTCGCGAGCCTCCGGGACTACGTCGCGACGGCGGGCCTGTCCGCGGGCGACCGCCTCCCCCCGGAACGCGAACTGGCGGACCGCCTGGGTGTGAGCCGGGCCTCGGTCAAACAGGCCATCGTGGTCCTGGAGGTCCAGGGCCTGGTCGACGTCCGCCACGGCGGCGGCACCTACCTCCTCAACGACACCCTGGACGCGGAACCGGTCGCCACCCTGGTGGACCGCCAACGCCGCCTCCCGGACGTCCTGGACGCCCGCGAGGCCCTGGAGACCAAGCTCGCCGAGCTGGCGGCGGAGCGGCGCACGGAGGAGGACCTGGCGGCGATCGACGGGGCGCTGGAGCACATGCGCGCGGAGATCGACGCGGGCGGCGTCGGGATGGAGGGCGACCGGCTGTTCCACGCGGCGGTCACGGCGGCCGCGAAGAGCTCGCTGCTGGCGGAGTTCATGCGGTCGATCGCCGACCAGATCACCGAGAGCCGGTCGGAGTCGTTGCGGCAGAAGGGAAGACCCGAGCGGTCATTGGCGCAGCACCAGCGCATCGCGGACGCCATCCGGGCGGGCGATCCGGGGAAGGCGGTGACCGCCATGCGGAGGCACGTGCGCACGGTGAGCCGGGTGCGGCTGTTGGCTTGGAGCCCGGACGCGGACGAGGGCTGA
- a CDS encoding S8 family peptidase, with the protein MRRPLPVVLALLATLAPLPAQAAPPAPPPPPTAAGVHELTLVTGDRVLLDGDRPGATVLGVRAGQGRRAVSFQVTHADGHTLVLPSDARQAVAQGRVDRKLFDVTELLDQGLADARSATVPVVSTGETGRARVTRSVDRLGLRALRVAKDQAGAFWREVAGAVRARGGRTTLHLDTRVHADLDVSVPKTGATVAWQAGHTGTGVPVAVLDTGYDPGHPDLAGKVRASANFTADPDVVDGAGHGTHVASTIAGTGAASGGRFTGVAPGASLLVGKVLDNSGNGFTSDIIAGLSWAVEQGAKVVNMSLGSRAASDGTDVLAQAVNDISEKSGALVVVSAGNTGPSGLVGSPGAADRALTVANTTKDDQLNPTSSRGPRLGDHGLKPELAAPGTDIVAARAKGTLSQFAVDEHYAKISGTSMAAPHVAGAAAIVRGQHPDWTADQVKAALTGSAQPLPGTGVFDVGTGRVDLARATRQALRTGQATLGFGALSPGAQPDKREITFHNDGDRDLELRLDLDATRADGSPTRVFTVDSRTLRVPARGKASATVTLTPGGKTGKYSGVLRASAGENLVRVPVAADLAAETKELVVHAVDRLGVATDAAVLVQNEQTGHSARVDVLGGAGSVRVPEGTYRVLGQVFGIGEHRGLQYYRESTAFAQRVRVSGESTSVSVDARQGKPVTAAVAEADARPDPVAGAVRVSSTVDGRDGRTSVWSLFLAAGAVPQYSIGGPHMPGLALGNIGLLERPMSATEVLGAGGFPVGDSLDNSPGWRGDITAPLVDVGDGADPGDVSGKIALLASFEEIPQEVLAARVKALRDKGARFLLAYNYVEDLSVLPLFQLFNVRDIAQLRTRLAAGPAQVRVRGQEGSPYAYFLAETATDRMPDGKQWRLDRARMPAVDTEYRAANGNAGKDIRFAEVTSPDLSGLVEVPFTRPLKRVEHFSPGRTWRDIDNAGPEISAPRQTRSGERGAACWGCGPVGAQLPAAQPNRNGDGTPMPWVSQRGNRLSVEVPMLSFGDPDQFTPPGQETGRTTLSRDGRDLGSTAFPGQGEFDLTGDGTYRLRAEATRGDLKSTVDWTFQARAGRGGRVVAPLLDVRYQLPLDGTNTAPVGPLTGHVAVAHQSGSAGTPVRDLGVEVSYDGGGSWQRATVAREGDRWRVVLPGGGTTGGAVSLRATATDLGGNAVTETVLGGYRLR; encoded by the coding sequence ATGCGCCGACCCCTCCCGGTCGTCCTGGCCCTGCTCGCCACCCTGGCACCGCTGCCCGCACAGGCCGCCCCACCAGCACCGCCACCGCCACCGACGGCGGCCGGGGTGCACGAGCTGACCCTGGTCACCGGGGACCGTGTGCTGCTCGACGGCGACCGGCCCGGGGCCACCGTGCTCGGGGTGCGGGCCGGGCAGGGGCGGCGCGCGGTGTCCTTCCAGGTCACGCACGCCGACGGGCACACCCTCGTGCTGCCCAGCGACGCGCGCCAGGCCGTGGCGCAGGGGCGCGTGGACCGCAAGCTGTTCGACGTCACCGAGCTGCTCGACCAGGGCCTGGCCGACGCGCGCAGTGCCACCGTGCCCGTCGTCAGCACCGGGGAGACCGGGCGGGCCCGCGTCACCCGCTCCGTGGACCGTCTCGGCCTGCGCGCGCTGCGCGTGGCCAAGGACCAGGCCGGGGCGTTCTGGCGCGAAGTCGCCGGGGCCGTGCGGGCCCGCGGCGGGCGCACCACGCTGCACCTGGACACCCGGGTGCACGCCGACCTGGACGTCAGCGTGCCCAAGACCGGGGCCACCGTGGCCTGGCAGGCCGGGCACACCGGCACCGGCGTGCCGGTCGCGGTCCTGGACACCGGTTACGACCCCGGCCACCCCGACCTGGCCGGGAAGGTGCGCGCCAGCGCGAACTTCACCGCCGACCCGGACGTGGTGGACGGCGCCGGGCACGGCACGCACGTCGCCTCCACCATCGCGGGCACCGGCGCGGCCTCCGGCGGCCGGTTCACCGGCGTCGCGCCCGGCGCCTCGCTGCTGGTGGGCAAGGTGCTGGACAACTCCGGCAACGGGTTCACCTCCGACATCATCGCCGGGCTGAGCTGGGCGGTGGAGCAGGGCGCCAAGGTGGTCAACATGAGCCTGGGCAGCCGCGCCGCCAGTGACGGCACCGACGTGCTCGCCCAGGCCGTCAACGACATCTCCGAGAAGTCCGGGGCGCTCGTGGTGGTCTCGGCGGGCAACACCGGGCCGTCCGGCCTGGTCGGCTCGCCCGGTGCCGCCGACCGCGCGCTGACCGTGGCCAACACGACCAAGGACGACCAGCTCAACCCGACCTCCAGCCGCGGCCCGCGCCTGGGCGACCACGGCCTCAAGCCGGAGCTCGCCGCGCCCGGCACCGACATCGTGGCCGCCCGCGCCAAGGGCACCCTGTCCCAGTTCGCGGTGGACGAGCACTACGCCAAGATCTCCGGCACCTCGATGGCCGCCCCGCACGTGGCGGGCGCCGCCGCGATCGTGCGCGGCCAGCACCCGGACTGGACCGCAGACCAGGTCAAGGCCGCGCTCACCGGCTCCGCCCAGCCGCTGCCCGGGACCGGTGTCTTCGACGTCGGCACCGGCCGGGTCGACCTGGCCCGCGCCACCCGGCAGGCCCTGCGCACCGGCCAGGCCACCCTCGGCTTCGGCGCGCTCTCCCCCGGCGCGCAGCCGGACAAGCGCGAGATCACCTTCCACAACGACGGCGACCGCGACCTGGAGCTGCGCCTGGACCTGGACGCCACCCGCGCCGACGGCAGCCCCACCCGGGTGTTCACAGTGGACAGTCGCACGCTGCGGGTTCCCGCACGGGGCAAGGCCAGCGCCACCGTGACCCTCACCCCCGGCGGCAAGACCGGCAAGTACTCCGGTGTGCTGCGCGCGAGCGCGGGCGAGAACCTGGTGCGGGTTCCGGTGGCCGCCGATCTGGCCGCCGAGACCAAGGAGCTCGTCGTGCACGCGGTCGACCGGCTGGGTGTGGCCACCGACGCGGCCGTGCTGGTGCAGAACGAGCAGACCGGCCACAGCGCACGCGTCGACGTGCTCGGCGGCGCCGGGTCGGTGCGGGTGCCGGAGGGCACCTACCGCGTGCTCGGCCAGGTCTTCGGCATCGGCGAGCACCGGGGCCTCCAGTACTACCGCGAGTCCACCGCCTTCGCCCAGCGCGTGCGCGTCTCCGGTGAGAGCACCTCGGTCTCGGTCGACGCCCGCCAGGGCAAGCCGGTGACCGCGGCGGTGGCCGAGGCCGACGCCCGCCCGGACCCGGTCGCGGGTGCGGTGCGGGTCAGCTCCACGGTCGACGGCCGGGACGGCAGGACCTCGGTGTGGAGCCTGTTCCTCGCGGCGGGCGCGGTACCGCAGTACAGCATCGGCGGCCCGCACATGCCCGGTCTCGCACTGGGCAACATCGGTCTGCTGGAGCGCCCGATGTCCGCCACCGAGGTGCTCGGCGCGGGCGGCTTCCCGGTCGGTGACTCCCTGGACAACTCGCCCGGCTGGCGCGGGGACATCACCGCCCCGCTGGTGGACGTGGGCGACGGCGCCGACCCCGGCGACGTCTCCGGCAAGATCGCGCTGCTGGCCAGCTTCGAGGAGATCCCGCAGGAGGTGCTCGCCGCCCGGGTGAAGGCCCTGCGGGACAAGGGCGCCCGGTTCCTGCTGGCGTACAACTACGTCGAGGACCTGAGCGTGCTGCCATTGTTCCAGCTGTTCAACGTGCGCGACATCGCCCAGCTCCGCACCCGGCTCGCGGCGGGCCCGGCGCAGGTGCGGGTGCGCGGCCAGGAGGGCAGCCCGTACGCCTACTTCCTCGCCGAGACCGCCACCGACCGCATGCCCGACGGGAAGCAGTGGCGCCTGGACCGCGCCCGGATGCCCGCCGTGGACACCGAGTACCGGGCGGCCAACGGCAACGCGGGCAAGGACATCCGCTTCGCGGAGGTGACCTCCCCGGACCTGAGCGGCCTGGTGGAGGTGCCGTTCACCCGGCCGCTCAAGCGCGTCGAGCACTTCTCCCCCGGCCGCACCTGGCGGGACATCGACAACGCGGGCCCGGAGATCTCCGCACCCCGGCAGACCAGGTCCGGCGAACGCGGCGCGGCCTGCTGGGGCTGCGGCCCGGTCGGCGCGCAGCTGCCCGCCGCGCAGCCCAACCGCAACGGTGACGGCACGCCGATGCCGTGGGTGTCCCAGCGCGGCAACCGGCTCTCCGTGGAGGTGCCGATGCTCTCCTTCGGCGACCCGGACCAGTTCACCCCGCCCGGCCAGGAGACCGGCCGCACCACGCTCTCCCGCGACGGCCGCGACCTGGGCAGCACCGCGTTCCCCGGCCAGGGCGAGTTCGACCTGACCGGCGACGGCACCTACCGGCTGCGCGCCGAGGCCACCCGGGGAGACCTGAAGTCCACTGTGGACTGGACTTTCCAGGCCAGGGCGGGCCGCGGCGGCCGGGTGGTCGCACCGCTGCTGGACGTGCGCTACCAGCTGCCCCTGGACGGCACCAACACCGCGCCGGTGGGCCCGCTGACCGGCCACGTCGCGGTGGCGCACCAGAGCGGCTCGGCCGGGACGCCGGTCCGCGACCTCGGGGTGGAGGTCTCCTACGACGGCGGGGGCAGCTGGCAGCGCGCCACCGTCGCACGCGAGGGTGACCGGTGGCGCGTGGTGCTGCCGGGCGGCGGCACCACCGGGGGCGCGGTCTCGCTGCGGGCCACCGCCACGGACCTCGGTGGCAACGCGGTGACCGAGACCGTGCTCGGCGGCTACCGCCTGCGCTGA
- a CDS encoding SLC13 family permease — MSPEIVSILVLAAVFVGASVWSVNMGVLAFAAAFLVGTFAGGMSTDKIMDGFPGGIFVVLVGVTYLFGIARANGTTDWLVAASVRLAGGRLAVIPWVMFVVSALLTAIGAVSPAAVAIVAPIALGFAAKYRLNPLLIGIMVVHGAQAGGFSPISVYGTIVNNLVAKNNLPGSPVAVFLASLVANLVIAAIAFVVLGGLKLSTTSVTRVEDEDQRTRLNRDRVLTLLGLVVLVVLTLGFNLDVGLVAITVAVVLGLLSPGVHKTAIGQITWPTVLLICGVLTYVGVLQELGTIDYIANAVKDVGAPLLAALLLCYIGAVVSAFASSVGLLGATIPLAVPFLAAGTVGPIGMISALAVSATVVDVSPFSTNGAIVLANAEEAERERLFRRLMAYGGIIVAVAPPLLWFALVVL, encoded by the coding sequence ATGTCCCCAGAGATCGTGTCGATACTCGTGCTGGCCGCCGTGTTCGTGGGGGCCTCGGTGTGGTCGGTGAACATGGGGGTGCTGGCCTTCGCGGCCGCGTTCCTGGTCGGCACGTTCGCGGGCGGCATGTCCACCGACAAGATCATGGACGGGTTCCCCGGCGGGATCTTCGTGGTGCTGGTCGGGGTGACGTACCTGTTCGGCATCGCCCGCGCCAACGGCACCACCGACTGGCTGGTCGCCGCGTCCGTGCGGCTGGCCGGGGGGCGGCTGGCGGTCATCCCCTGGGTGATGTTCGTGGTGTCCGCGCTGCTCACCGCCATCGGCGCGGTCTCGCCCGCCGCGGTGGCCATCGTCGCGCCCATCGCGCTCGGGTTCGCCGCCAAGTACCGGCTCAACCCGCTGCTGATCGGCATCATGGTCGTGCACGGGGCCCAGGCCGGTGGGTTCTCGCCCATCAGCGTCTACGGCACCATCGTCAACAACCTGGTGGCCAAGAACAACCTGCCCGGCAGCCCGGTCGCGGTCTTCCTGGCCAGCCTGGTGGCCAACCTGGTCATCGCGGCCATCGCCTTCGTGGTGCTCGGCGGCCTCAAGCTGTCCACCACCTCGGTGACCCGGGTCGAGGACGAGGACCAGCGGACCCGGCTCAACCGCGACCGCGTGCTCACCCTGCTCGGCCTGGTCGTGCTCGTGGTGCTCACCCTCGGCTTCAACCTCGACGTCGGCCTCGTCGCCATCACCGTGGCCGTTGTCCTCGGCCTGCTCTCGCCCGGCGTGCACAAGACCGCCATCGGCCAGATCACCTGGCCCACCGTGCTGCTCATCTGCGGTGTGCTGACCTATGTCGGCGTGCTCCAGGAGCTCGGCACCATCGACTACATCGCCAACGCCGTGAAGGACGTCGGCGCGCCGCTGCTGGCCGCCCTGCTGCTCTGCTACATCGGCGCGGTCGTCTCCGCCTTCGCCTCCTCGGTCGGCCTGCTCGGCGCCACGATCCCGCTGGCCGTGCCGTTCCTGGCCGCGGGCACGGTCGGTCCGATCGGGATGATCTCCGCGCTGGCCGTCTCGGCGACCGTGGTCGACGTCAGCCCGTTCTCCACCAACGGCGCGATCGTGCTGGCCAACGCCGAGGAGGCCGAGCGGGAGCGCCTGTTCCGCAGGCTGATGGCCTATGGCGGCATCATCGTGGCAGTGGCCCCGCCGCTGCTGTGGTTCGCCCTCGTCGTGCTCTGA
- a CDS encoding sigma-70 family RNA polymerase sigma factor: MGRSVGCRRREPESGGLATDLGAEAGLRAAYAAHGPELYRFAMRQLRDEGTAQEAVQEVFLRAWRAADRFDPDLAGLRTWLFTIARTVVLDRARVLAGRAVSAAPGTVTAELALTESVLDRWLVEEALRRLSLAHRNALVEVYLRGRPCADLAAELGVPVGVLRGRVFYALKALHLAMEEMGVAP, encoded by the coding sequence GTGGGACGCAGTGTTGGGTGTCGACGGCGGGAACCCGAGTCGGGTGGGCTCGCCACCGACCTCGGCGCCGAAGCGGGCCTGCGGGCGGCCTACGCCGCGCACGGCCCCGAGCTGTACCGCTTCGCCATGCGCCAGTTGCGCGATGAGGGCACGGCGCAGGAGGCGGTGCAGGAGGTCTTCCTCCGGGCCTGGCGGGCAGCCGACCGCTTCGACCCGGACCTGGCGGGCCTGCGCACGTGGCTGTTCACCATCGCGCGCACCGTCGTGCTGGACCGGGCCCGCGTGCTGGCGGGCCGGGCGGTCTCGGCGGCACCGGGCACGGTGACCGCCGAGCTCGCGCTGACCGAGTCGGTGCTGGACCGGTGGCTGGTCGAGGAGGCGCTGCGGCGCCTGTCCCTCGCGCACCGCAACGCCCTGGTCGAGGTCTACCTGCGCGGGCGGCCCTGCGCCGACCTGGCGGCCGAGCTCGGCGTCCCGGTCGGCGTGCTGCGCGGCCGGGTCTTCTATGCCCTGAAGGCACTGCACCTGGCCATGGAGGAGATGGGCGTGGCACCGTGA